The Hymenobacter oligotrophus genome has a window encoding:
- the rpsA gene encoding 30S ribosomal protein S1 — protein sequence MAEMVDNFDWDNVGANSFGGNYSQEERARLEEMYAGTLTTVEEEQVVKGTVVSVGDRDVIVNIGFKSDGLVPRSEFRDLTDLKAGDEVEVFIEDQEDANGQLILSRKKAKIKQAWKAIYDALENDTILEGVVKRRTKGGLIMELDGVEAFLPGSQIDVKPIRDFDIYVGRRMEVKVVKINAAFDNVVVSHKVLIEKDLEKQREAILNNLEKGQILEGVIKNMTNFGVFIDLGGVDGLLHITDISWGRIAHPSEVLQLDQKLNVVVLDFDEAKKRISLGLKQLTPHPWDSLPQDLQPGSRVQGRIVNVADYGAFMEIVPGVEGLIHVSEMSWSQHLRNPQDFIKQGDVVEAQILTLDRDERKMSLGIKQLTEDPWTRADFGGKYAVGSKHNGLVRNLTNFGLFVELEEGVDGLVHVSDLSWTKKVKHPSEMVKVGDRLDVVVLELDVQNRRLALGHKQLEENPWDTFQTVFTPGSVHKATITEKSDRGAVLELPYGIEGFAYPKSLAKEDGSQPEVGEALDFRVVEFSKDDRRIVLSHSATYGAGQEEENNRAAKFQKKKPAAGANAGGNTGEGKVADLKKAEKSTLGDLDALSALRDRMMGNERDAENNG from the coding sequence ATGGCAGAAATGGTAGACAACTTCGACTGGGACAACGTCGGAGCCAACAGCTTCGGCGGCAACTACTCGCAAGAGGAGCGCGCCCGTCTCGAAGAAATGTACGCCGGTACGCTCACCACCGTTGAGGAGGAGCAAGTAGTAAAAGGCACGGTAGTTTCGGTCGGCGACCGTGACGTAATCGTGAACATCGGTTTCAAATCGGACGGTCTGGTTCCGCGCTCGGAATTCCGCGACCTGACCGACCTGAAAGCCGGTGACGAGGTTGAAGTATTCATCGAAGACCAGGAAGATGCCAACGGCCAGCTGATCCTTTCGCGTAAGAAGGCGAAGATCAAGCAGGCTTGGAAGGCCATCTACGACGCGCTCGAAAACGACACCATCCTGGAAGGTGTAGTTAAGCGTCGTACCAAGGGCGGTCTGATCATGGAGCTGGACGGCGTAGAAGCCTTCTTGCCCGGCTCGCAGATCGACGTGAAGCCCATCCGCGACTTCGACATCTATGTTGGTCGTCGCATGGAGGTGAAAGTGGTGAAAATCAACGCCGCTTTCGACAACGTGGTTGTTTCGCACAAAGTCCTCATCGAAAAGGACCTGGAGAAGCAGCGCGAAGCCATCCTCAACAACCTGGAGAAAGGCCAGATCCTCGAGGGCGTTATCAAGAACATGACCAACTTCGGTGTGTTCATCGACCTCGGCGGCGTAGACGGCCTGCTGCACATCACCGACATCTCGTGGGGCCGCATCGCTCACCCGAGCGAGGTATTGCAGCTCGACCAGAAGCTGAACGTAGTAGTTCTGGACTTCGACGAAGCCAAGAAGCGTATTTCGCTTGGCCTGAAGCAGCTGACCCCGCACCCGTGGGATTCGTTGCCGCAAGACCTGCAGCCCGGCTCGCGCGTACAAGGCCGCATTGTGAACGTAGCCGACTACGGTGCGTTCATGGAGATTGTGCCTGGCGTTGAAGGCCTGATCCACGTTTCGGAAATGTCGTGGAGCCAGCACCTGCGCAACCCGCAGGACTTCATCAAGCAGGGCGACGTAGTAGAGGCTCAGATCCTGACCCTCGACCGCGACGAGCGCAAGATGAGCCTCGGCATCAAGCAACTGACCGAAGATCCGTGGACCCGCGCCGATTTCGGTGGCAAGTACGCTGTAGGTTCGAAGCACAACGGCCTGGTGCGTAACCTCACCAACTTCGGCCTGTTCGTAGAACTGGAAGAAGGTGTTGACGGCCTCGTGCACGTTTCGGACCTGTCGTGGACCAAGAAGGTGAAGCACCCCTCGGAAATGGTGAAGGTGGGCGACCGTCTGGACGTAGTAGTTCTCGAACTCGACGTGCAGAACCGCCGCCTGGCCCTGGGCCACAAGCAGCTGGAAGAAAACCCCTGGGACACCTTCCAGACGGTATTCACCCCCGGCTCGGTGCACAAGGCTACCATCACCGAGAAGTCGGACCGCGGCGCCGTGCTGGAGCTGCCCTACGGCATCGAAGGTTTTGCTTACCCCAAGTCGCTGGCCAAAGAAGATGGCTCGCAGCCTGAAGTAGGCGAGGCGCTGGACTTCCGCGTAGTTGAGTTCTCGAAAGACGACCGTCGCATCGTGCTGTCGCACTCTGCAACTTACGGTGCCGGCCAAGAGGAGGAAAACAACCGCGCTGCCAAGTTCCAGAAGAAGAAGCCTGCTGCTGGCGCTAACGCAGGTGGCAACACCGGCGAAGGCAAAGTTGCCGATCTGAAGAAAGCGGAGAAGTCGACCCTAGGTGACCTCGACGCCCTGAGCGCCCTGCGCGACCGGATGATGGGTAACGAGCGCGACGCCGAAAACAACGGCTAA
- the smpB gene encoding SsrA-binding protein SmpB, giving the protein MAKATDTKPRSVNIQNRRAGYEYSFLIKYTAGMVLVGTEIKSLREGNANITDGYCTFGANGTLWLHGVTIAQYTQGTYNNHEPTRARQLLLTKKEMRQLEAKSQEQGLTIIPLRMFIGERGFAKVEIALAKGKKLFDKREDIKARDVKREMDRNQY; this is encoded by the coding sequence ATGGCAAAAGCCACCGACACCAAGCCGCGCTCCGTCAACATCCAAAACCGCCGGGCCGGGTACGAGTATTCGTTTCTGATCAAGTACACCGCCGGCATGGTGCTGGTAGGCACCGAAATCAAAAGCCTGCGCGAGGGCAACGCCAACATTACCGATGGTTACTGCACCTTCGGCGCCAACGGCACGCTGTGGCTGCACGGGGTAACCATTGCGCAATACACCCAAGGCACCTACAACAACCACGAGCCCACCCGCGCGCGGCAGCTGTTGCTCACTAAAAAAGAAATGCGCCAGCTCGAGGCCAAAAGCCAGGAGCAGGGCCTCACCATTATTCCGCTGCGCATGTTCATCGGCGAGCGGGGTTTTGCCAAGGTCGAAATTGCGTTGGCCAAAGGCAAAAAGCTGTTCGACAAACGCGAGGACATCAAAGCCCGCGACGTTAAGCGCGAAATGGACCGCAACCAGTATTAG
- the cphA gene encoding cyanophycin synthetase encodes MKIVDLRTMRGPSYWSVKHPKIIVLKLDLEDLADTWSNAVPGLDARLLRLLPDLEKPRSNDARESAKRPPLTCEQIADGEPWGHIVQHVALELQRMAGMPMRWGKSHPAHEENMEMVLFEYQEERAGRVAAEAAVDLLNALVRKEKYDVRAIVDELHEIREEEYFGPSTYSIVAEAASRGIPYIQLRESNIIQLGYGVNQKRIWATTSSYTSHAAVEIAGNKNRTKAMLAEAGVPVPRGTTVYDADELKQAVEDLGYPIVTKPLDGNHGKGATINIKNWKEALAGLKAAQQYSEAVIVEQFIEGFDFRLLVINGKLVAAAKRTPAAVTGDGVHTIQELIDEINKDPRRGVGHEKVLTKIKIDKHTNQILKARELTPKSVLPEGEVLYLKSTANISTGGTATDVTDLVDPYNVLLAERVAGIIGLDICGIDVLTTDIAIPLNETRGAVIEVNAAPGFRMHISPAEGLPRNVAAPVVDMLFPRGANSRIPIFAVTGTNGKTTTTLLLSHLVASKGYKVGHTTTSGIYIQGRQLQSGDCTGSQSTEFVLKDPTVNFAVLEVARGGMLRSGLGFQYCDVAVVTNVAADHLGMRDIHTVEEMAAVKGVLPRTVRKSGWAVLNADNDYTYAMRQWVDCKVALFSMDENSPRIRSHVEAGGLAAVYEEGYITIYKNTYKLRIDQAENFPITLGGRAKFNIENALAASLAAYCYGFEKDDIKTALRTFVPSATKTPGRMNVFRFPNFEVIVDYAHNTHGIEKFGEFLAATPASHRVGIISGLGDRREEDTIDYARTAGRIFDEVVLRQDRDLRGKTAEELERLMRSGLIMDKPNLPITYIEDELDAIEYAVQTAREGSVITVFTENIKGALGKLEELQERVGQPQQQPA; translated from the coding sequence ATGAAAATCGTCGACCTCCGCACCATGCGTGGGCCTAGCTACTGGTCCGTGAAGCACCCCAAGATCATCGTGCTGAAACTCGACCTAGAAGACCTGGCCGATACCTGGAGCAACGCCGTGCCGGGCCTCGATGCGCGCTTGCTGCGCTTGCTGCCCGACCTCGAGAAGCCCCGCAGCAACGACGCCCGCGAATCGGCGAAGCGCCCGCCGCTTACGTGCGAGCAAATTGCCGACGGCGAGCCGTGGGGGCACATTGTGCAGCACGTGGCGTTGGAGCTGCAGCGCATGGCAGGCATGCCCATGCGTTGGGGCAAATCGCACCCAGCCCACGAGGAAAACATGGAGATGGTGCTGTTTGAGTACCAGGAGGAGCGGGCGGGCCGCGTGGCGGCCGAGGCTGCCGTGGACCTGCTGAACGCCTTGGTGCGCAAAGAGAAATACGACGTGCGCGCCATCGTTGATGAGCTGCACGAAATTCGGGAGGAGGAGTACTTTGGGCCGAGCACCTACAGCATTGTTGCCGAAGCGGCCTCGCGCGGCATTCCGTACATCCAGCTGCGCGAAAGCAACATCATTCAGCTGGGGTACGGGGTAAACCAAAAGCGCATTTGGGCCACCACCAGCAGCTACACCTCGCACGCCGCCGTTGAAATTGCGGGCAATAAAAACCGCACAAAGGCCATGCTGGCCGAAGCCGGGGTGCCGGTGCCGCGCGGTACCACCGTGTACGATGCCGACGAGCTAAAGCAAGCCGTGGAGGATCTAGGCTACCCCATTGTAACGAAGCCGCTTGACGGCAACCACGGCAAGGGCGCTACCATCAACATCAAGAACTGGAAGGAGGCTTTGGCTGGCCTGAAGGCCGCACAGCAATACTCCGAAGCCGTAATTGTGGAGCAATTCATCGAGGGTTTCGACTTCCGGTTGCTGGTGATTAACGGCAAGCTGGTAGCCGCGGCCAAGCGTACGCCAGCCGCCGTTACCGGCGACGGGGTACACACCATTCAGGAGCTAATCGACGAAATCAACAAGGACCCGCGCCGCGGGGTGGGGCACGAGAAGGTGCTCACCAAAATCAAGATCGATAAGCACACCAACCAAATCCTGAAGGCCCGCGAATTGACGCCCAAATCGGTGCTGCCGGAAGGGGAGGTGCTGTACCTTAAGAGCACGGCCAACATCAGCACGGGCGGCACCGCCACCGACGTTACCGACCTCGTGGACCCGTACAACGTGCTGCTGGCCGAACGCGTGGCTGGCATCATCGGCCTCGACATTTGCGGCATCGATGTGCTGACCACCGACATTGCCATTCCGCTAAACGAAACCCGCGGGGCCGTAATCGAAGTGAATGCCGCGCCCGGTTTCCGCATGCACATCTCGCCGGCCGAAGGGTTGCCGCGCAACGTGGCCGCGCCTGTGGTGGACATGCTCTTCCCGCGCGGAGCCAACTCCCGCATTCCCATTTTCGCCGTTACGGGTACCAACGGCAAAACCACTACTACTTTGCTGCTCTCGCACTTAGTGGCCTCCAAGGGCTACAAAGTGGGGCACACCACCACCAGCGGCATTTACATACAAGGGCGGCAGCTGCAAAGCGGCGACTGTACCGGCTCGCAGAGCACCGAGTTTGTGCTGAAAGACCCCACCGTAAATTTTGCGGTGCTGGAGGTAGCCCGCGGCGGTATGCTGCGCTCGGGCCTCGGGTTTCAATACTGCGACGTGGCCGTGGTAACCAACGTAGCCGCCGACCACCTAGGCATGCGCGACATCCACACAGTGGAGGAAATGGCCGCCGTGAAGGGCGTGCTGCCGCGCACCGTGCGCAAAAGCGGCTGGGCCGTGCTCAACGCCGACAACGACTACACCTACGCCATGCGCCAGTGGGTCGATTGCAAAGTGGCCCTGTTTAGCATGGACGAGAACAGCCCGCGCATTCGTAGCCACGTGGAGGCCGGCGGGTTGGCCGCGGTGTACGAAGAAGGCTACATCACCATCTACAAGAACACCTACAAGCTGCGCATCGATCAGGCCGAGAACTTTCCCATCACCCTAGGTGGTCGGGCCAAGTTCAACATCGAGAATGCCTTGGCAGCATCCTTGGCGGCGTACTGCTACGGCTTCGAGAAGGACGACATCAAAACGGCGCTGCGCACGTTTGTGCCCTCGGCTACCAAAACGCCGGGCCGTATGAACGTCTTCCGCTTTCCCAACTTCGAGGTTATCGTCGATTACGCCCACAACACCCACGGCATCGAGAAATTCGGCGAGTTTTTGGCGGCCACGCCGGCCTCGCACCGCGTTGGCATCATTTCGGGCCTCGGCGACCGGCGCGAAGAAGACACCATCGATTACGCCCGAACGGCCGGCCGCATCTTCGACGAGGTGGTGCTGCGGCAGGACCGCGACCTGCGCGGCAAAACCGCCGAAGAGCTGGAGCGCCTCATGCGCTCGGGCCTGATTATGGACAAGCCCAATCTGCCCATCACGTACATCGAAGACGAGCTCGACGCCATTGAGTACGCCGTGCAAACCGCCCGCGAGGGTTCGGTTATTACCGTGTTCACCGAAAACATCAAGGGTGCCCTAGGGAAGCTGGAGGAGCTGCAGGAGCGGGTAGGCCAGCCGCAGCAGCAACCCGCCTAA
- a CDS encoding alpha/beta fold hydrolase — translation MSYLKVGQDAQGNPVNIFYQDWGQGDPVVLIHGWPADHQMWEHQAHTLPHYGKRVIAYDRRGFGKSDKPWNGYHYDTLASDLNAILEGLNLQNVTLVGFSMGGGEVARYMNRYGGARVSKVVLVASVLPYLLKTDDNPDGVDKSTFDDIMKNLRKDRPDFLQTFGKQFYGVGVVSHPVSQAMLDWMQTICLQASPHATEACAHAWAETDFRQDVLAIRVPTLIIHGTSDKTVPIESSSDQLAKLLPQATYVRYDGEPHGLFATADGKDRLTQDLLNFTGASNTPVSDDSRHGATQQPQGNR, via the coding sequence ATGAGCTACCTTAAAGTTGGGCAAGATGCCCAAGGCAACCCCGTTAATATCTTTTACCAAGACTGGGGCCAAGGCGACCCGGTGGTGCTGATTCATGGCTGGCCTGCCGACCACCAAATGTGGGAGCACCAGGCCCATACCTTGCCGCACTACGGAAAGCGCGTAATTGCCTACGACCGCCGCGGCTTCGGCAAGTCAGATAAACCCTGGAACGGCTATCACTACGACACGCTGGCCAGCGACCTGAACGCCATTCTGGAAGGCCTGAACCTGCAAAACGTAACGCTAGTGGGCTTTTCGATGGGCGGAGGCGAAGTAGCCCGCTACATGAACCGCTACGGCGGCGCCCGTGTGAGCAAGGTGGTGCTGGTAGCCAGCGTGCTGCCCTACCTGCTAAAAACCGACGACAACCCCGATGGCGTGGATAAGTCGACGTTCGACGACATCATGAAGAACCTGCGCAAAGACCGCCCCGATTTTTTGCAAACCTTTGGCAAGCAATTTTACGGCGTGGGGGTGGTAAGCCACCCCGTTAGCCAGGCCATGCTCGACTGGATGCAGACGATTTGCCTGCAGGCCTCGCCGCACGCCACCGAAGCTTGCGCCCACGCCTGGGCCGAAACCGACTTCCGCCAGGATGTGCTGGCCATTCGGGTGCCTACGCTCATCATTCACGGCACCAGCGACAAAACAGTGCCCATTGAATCCAGCTCCGATCAACTGGCCAAGCTGCTGCCCCAAGCCACCTACGTTCGCTACGATGGCGAGCCGCACGGCCTGTTTGCCACGGCCGATGGCAAAGACCGCCTCACGCAAGACTTGCTGAATTTTACGGGCGCCTCTAACACTCCCGTAAGCGACGACAGCCGCCACGGCGCAACGCAGCAACCGCAGGGCAACCGTTAA
- the tsaD gene encoding tRNA (adenosine(37)-N6)-threonylcarbamoyltransferase complex transferase subunit TsaD — MEHPIILAIESSCDDTGAAVMAGGKILANVVASQQVHELYGGVVPELASRAHQQHILPVVQAALQKAGVQKEDLDAIAFTQGPGLLGSLLVGGMFAKSFALALGKPLLAVNHMRAHILAHFIEEPRPEFPFLCLTVSGGHTQLVVVRSALHMEIVGQTQDDAAGEAFDKTAKLLGLPYPGGPRLDKLAQQGNPLRFPFPVNQMPGYDFSFSGVKTAVMYFLRQQTQQNPQFIEENLPDLCASIQHTILQTLMRQLRRAAADFNLTNIAIAGGVAANSGLRAELQRLAEDHDWRVFIPAFQYCTDNAGMIAMAAHFQYLAGDFASQLASPDPRLKLA, encoded by the coding sequence ATGGAACACCCAATTATTCTGGCCATTGAATCATCGTGCGACGATACAGGAGCAGCTGTAATGGCCGGGGGCAAAATCCTGGCCAACGTGGTTGCCTCGCAGCAAGTGCACGAATTATACGGCGGCGTGGTGCCCGAACTGGCCTCGCGCGCCCACCAGCAGCACATTTTGCCGGTGGTGCAGGCGGCGCTGCAAAAAGCCGGGGTGCAAAAGGAAGACCTCGACGCCATAGCCTTTACGCAAGGCCCGGGCTTGCTGGGCTCGTTGCTGGTGGGCGGCATGTTTGCCAAAAGTTTTGCCCTGGCCCTGGGCAAGCCGCTGCTGGCCGTAAACCACATGCGTGCGCACATTTTGGCGCATTTCATTGAGGAGCCGCGGCCCGAATTCCCATTTCTGTGCCTGACGGTAAGTGGCGGCCACACCCAGCTGGTGGTGGTGCGCAGCGCCCTGCACATGGAAATTGTTGGCCAAACCCAGGACGACGCCGCCGGCGAAGCCTTCGACAAAACGGCCAAGCTGCTGGGCCTGCCGTACCCCGGCGGACCTAGGCTCGACAAATTGGCTCAGCAGGGTAACCCGTTGCGCTTCCCGTTCCCGGTAAACCAAATGCCCGGCTACGATTTTTCGTTTTCGGGTGTGAAAACGGCCGTGATGTACTTTCTGCGCCAACAAACGCAGCAGAATCCCCAGTTCATCGAGGAAAACCTGCCCGACCTCTGCGCCAGCATCCAGCACACCATTCTGCAAACGCTGATGCGCCAGCTGCGCCGCGCCGCCGCCGACTTCAACCTTACCAACATTGCCATTGCCGGAGGCGTAGCGGCCAACTCGGGCCTGCGGGCCGAGCTGCAGCGCCTGGCCGAAGACCACGACTGGCGCGTGTTCATCCCGGCTTTTCAGTACTGCACCGATAACGCCGGCATGATTGCCATGGCCGCGCACTTTCAGTACCTAGCCGGCGACTTTGCCTCCCAATTGGCCAGCCCCGACCCTAGGTTGAAGCTGGCGTAA
- a CDS encoding fatty acid desaturase family protein, whose product MSVPKFAAVRQKESFHNELKRRVNAYFEESGKATTGNATLFTKAALLTGALLFLYIHLVFFTPSTGLAILECILMGGVGAAIGFNIMHDGAHGSFSKHGWLNQAAAFTLNVFGGNSFMWNMKHNLIHHMYTNIDGVDDDIDAQPWLRLSETQPRRALHRYQHYYFWFLYALFYLAWVVMMDYQKYFKGSIGSVPLKKMETKDQLVFWGFKALYLVLFVGIPIYVVGFVSWVIGFLIFAAVAGFSLSLVFQLAHTVEPATFPVPDAQTYKMEDEWAVHQLKTTANFATNNKVVTWLLGGLNFQVEHHLFPKISHVHYPAISKIIKQACEEFNVTYNEFPRMRSAVLSHVLFLRQMGRA is encoded by the coding sequence ATGTCAGTACCCAAGTTTGCCGCCGTTCGGCAAAAAGAGTCGTTTCACAATGAGCTGAAGCGGCGCGTCAACGCCTATTTCGAAGAATCGGGCAAAGCCACCACCGGCAATGCCACCTTGTTCACGAAGGCCGCCCTGCTTACCGGTGCGCTGCTGTTTCTCTACATCCACCTGGTGTTCTTCACGCCTTCCACGGGTTTGGCCATTCTGGAGTGTATCCTGATGGGTGGGGTAGGAGCCGCTATCGGCTTCAACATCATGCACGACGGCGCCCACGGCTCCTTTTCGAAGCACGGCTGGCTAAACCAAGCCGCCGCGTTTACCCTGAACGTGTTCGGCGGCAACTCCTTCATGTGGAACATGAAGCACAACCTCATCCACCACATGTACACCAACATCGATGGCGTAGACGACGACATCGATGCCCAGCCCTGGTTGCGCCTGAGCGAAACCCAGCCGCGCCGCGCCCTGCACCGCTACCAGCACTACTACTTCTGGTTTTTGTACGCGCTGTTTTACCTGGCCTGGGTCGTGATGATGGACTACCAAAAATACTTCAAAGGCTCTATCGGCTCGGTTCCGCTGAAGAAGATGGAAACCAAAGATCAGCTGGTGTTCTGGGGCTTTAAGGCGCTGTACCTCGTGCTGTTCGTGGGCATTCCCATCTACGTCGTGGGCTTCGTGTCGTGGGTTATCGGCTTTCTGATCTTCGCCGCCGTGGCCGGTTTCTCGCTGAGCCTGGTGTTCCAGCTGGCCCACACCGTAGAGCCCGCCACCTTCCCTGTACCCGACGCGCAGACCTACAAAATGGAAGACGAGTGGGCCGTGCATCAGCTCAAAACCACCGCCAACTTCGCCACTAACAACAAGGTGGTAACCTGGCTCCTAGGTGGCCTGAACTTCCAAGTAGAGCATCACCTGTTTCCCAAGATTTCGCACGTTCACTACCCGGCCATCAGCAAGATCATCAAGCAGGCCTGCGAGGAGTTCAACGTGACCTACAACGAATTCCCCCGCATGCGCTCGGCCGTGCTGTCGCACGTGCTGTTTTTGCGGCAGATGGGACGGGCGTAG
- a CDS encoding thioesterase family protein: MHNPYHPGDQKTHHYTVVPADFASFEAGNGLVHPVLSTFALGREMEWAGRLFVLEMREAGEEGIGTMLEVQHHAPAFEGETVRVTATFAALHGRELTCTVEARVGERLVATGRTGQRIVDKAKLEARFAALRAAH, translated from the coding sequence ATGCATAATCCCTACCACCCAGGCGACCAGAAAACCCACCACTACACCGTCGTACCCGCCGACTTCGCCAGCTTTGAGGCCGGCAACGGGCTGGTGCATCCCGTGCTGAGCACCTTTGCCCTAGGGCGCGAAATGGAGTGGGCGGGCCGGTTGTTCGTGCTCGAGATGCGCGAAGCAGGGGAGGAGGGCATTGGAACCATGCTGGAGGTGCAGCACCATGCGCCTGCTTTTGAGGGCGAAACCGTACGGGTTACTGCTACCTTTGCCGCCCTGCACGGCCGCGAACTTACTTGCACCGTAGAAGCGCGGGTGGGCGAGCGGCTGGTAGCCACGGGCCGCACCGGCCAGCGCATCGTCGATAAAGCCAAGCTCGAGGCCCGGTTTGCGGCCTTGCGCGCGGCCCACTAA
- a CDS encoding methyltransferase, which produces MSATTFDAAYWSARYAAGRDQWDAGTVTEPLRAYFAQLGPADARRILIPGAGRAYEAEYLHRAGFSEVYVADIAPEALGALQQRVPDFPAEHLLLQDFFALRGPYDLIVEQTFFCALDPKLRPRYAKQCAHLLRPGGKLVGLLFEGQVGPGNEPPFGGTRKEYRRYFEPYFDFVHFDAAYNSIKPRADRELFICLQKKADVVA; this is translated from the coding sequence ATGTCAGCAACCACTTTCGACGCCGCTTATTGGAGTGCCCGCTACGCCGCCGGCCGCGACCAATGGGATGCGGGCACCGTTACGGAACCCCTGCGGGCGTACTTCGCCCAGCTGGGCCCCGCCGATGCCCGGCGTATTCTCATTCCGGGAGCGGGGCGGGCCTACGAGGCTGAGTACCTGCACCGTGCAGGTTTTTCGGAGGTGTACGTAGCCGATATTGCCCCCGAAGCCCTAGGTGCCTTGCAACAGCGCGTGCCCGATTTCCCAGCGGAGCACTTGCTGCTTCAGGATTTCTTTGCCCTGCGCGGGCCCTACGACCTTATCGTGGAGCAAACATTTTTCTGCGCCCTCGATCCGAAGCTGCGCCCCCGCTACGCAAAGCAATGCGCGCACCTGTTGCGGCCCGGTGGCAAGCTGGTGGGTTTGCTTTTCGAGGGGCAAGTGGGCCCCGGCAACGAACCGCCCTTTGGCGGCACGCGCAAGGAGTACCGCCGGTACTTCGAGCCGTACTTCGATTTCGTGCATTTCGACGCGGCTTATAACTCCATCAAGCCGCGGGCCGACCGTGAGCTGTTTATCTGCCTTCAGAAAAAAGCCGACGTTGTGGCCTAG
- a CDS encoding C40 family peptidase — MEHGVCALSAVPVRAEPADKAEIVTQLVFGDCYSLVQTQGNWVQVRTTADDYLGWMDVKQHTPVSAEYLAAWSAQEHPRSLDVVQVVSNATTRIPITLGARLPFFDGMTLRLGSETYFYNGAATNPLNGHGPLGPTDKRTALLLKAGQLFLKAPYLWGGRTLFGVDCSGLMQQLFGLIGVQLPRDARQQIDLGEVVHFVDQTRPGDLAFFDNAEGRIIHVGMMLDDQQILHASGEVRIDVLDHNGIYNKQRQKYTHKLRLIKRVLPA; from the coding sequence TTGGAACACGGAGTTTGCGCCCTGAGCGCGGTGCCGGTACGGGCCGAACCGGCTGACAAAGCCGAAATCGTAACCCAACTGGTTTTCGGCGACTGCTACAGCCTGGTGCAAACGCAGGGCAACTGGGTGCAGGTGCGCACCACCGCCGACGATTACCTAGGGTGGATGGACGTGAAACAGCACACGCCCGTGTCGGCGGAGTACCTGGCCGCCTGGAGCGCACAGGAGCACCCGCGCAGCCTCGATGTGGTGCAGGTAGTCAGCAATGCCACCACCCGCATTCCGATTACCCTAGGCGCCCGCCTGCCGTTTTTCGACGGCATGACTTTGCGTCTGGGCTCCGAAACGTACTTCTACAACGGCGCCGCCACCAACCCACTCAACGGCCACGGTCCGCTGGGCCCCACCGACAAACGCACGGCCCTGCTGCTGAAAGCTGGCCAGCTGTTTCTGAAAGCGCCGTACCTGTGGGGCGGCCGTACGCTTTTCGGCGTCGATTGCTCGGGCCTGATGCAGCAGCTGTTTGGGCTGATTGGCGTGCAGCTCCCGCGCGATGCCCGGCAGCAAATCGACCTAGGCGAGGTGGTGCACTTTGTGGACCAAACCCGCCCCGGCGACCTAGCCTTTTTCGACAACGCCGAGGGGCGCATCATCCACGTGGGCATGATGCTCGACGACCAGCAGATTTTGCACGCCAGCGGCGAGGTGCGCATCGACGTGCTCGACCACAACGGCATCTACAACAAGCAGCGCCAGAAGTACACCCACAAGCTGCGCCTTATTAAGCGCGTGCTGCCCGCCTAG
- a CDS encoding HNH endonuclease encodes MDQKVLVLNGDYSAITLCSVQKAFVLLYLEKAELIANKEGAFLRTVSMAYPKPSIIRLQRYVRVPYKGIALSRHNVMKRDNFECQYCGSTKNLTLDHVLPRSRGGDSSWGNLLTACARCNHAKGHRTPEEAGLTVRQKPKKPTLAGFLKLSAGTIDHTWHAYLN; translated from the coding sequence ATGGACCAAAAAGTGCTCGTGTTGAATGGCGACTACTCCGCCATTACCCTCTGCAGCGTGCAGAAGGCATTTGTGTTGCTGTACCTCGAAAAAGCCGAGCTGATTGCCAACAAAGAGGGCGCGTTCTTGCGCACCGTCAGCATGGCTTATCCCAAACCGAGCATTATCCGCCTGCAGCGCTACGTGCGGGTGCCCTACAAAGGCATTGCCCTGAGCCGGCACAACGTGATGAAGCGCGACAACTTTGAGTGCCAGTACTGCGGCTCCACCAAAAACCTCACCCTCGACCACGTGCTGCCCCGTTCGCGCGGCGGCGACTCGAGTTGGGGCAACCTGCTGACCGCCTGCGCCCGCTGCAACCACGCCAAAGGCCACCGCACCCCCGAAGAAGCTGGCCTAACCGTTCGGCAAAAGCCCAAAAAGCCCACCTTGGCTGGTTTTCTGAAACTTAGTGCCGGCACCATCGACCACACTTGGCACGCCTACCTCAACTGA